One genomic segment of Roseovarius carneus includes these proteins:
- a CDS encoding IS30 family transposase, whose product MGSHYCHLKLDERRKLAKWLEAKMPVSEIADRLGRDPSTIYRDIKRNRYTDKEIPELNGYHAVVAQDKYERRRAVHRKMIVNPELKAAIEDRLKAGWSPEQIAGRMRLERHPIRVSHETIYRFAYSKDGRAEQFYRHLPEHRKRRRPRGHRRHQRGHIFDAQSLFYRPERIAERSEFGHWECDLMMFRREHGKVNVTSLVERVSRYAVVIRNEDRTSKPIMESLINGLAPLPADARQSITFDRGTEFSAWKRLKDGIGADAWFCDPQAPYQKGTVENTNNRLRRYLPRSTEPTALTNRYLRSICHRLNSTPRKCLGYRTPAEVFESELMELRNRLE is encoded by the coding sequence ATGGGAAGCCACTACTGTCATCTGAAGCTGGACGAACGGCGTAAGCTCGCAAAGTGGCTTGAAGCCAAAATGCCGGTATCAGAGATCGCGGATAGATTGGGTCGTGACCCCTCTACGATCTACCGGGACATCAAGCGCAACCGATACACCGACAAAGAGATACCGGAGTTGAACGGCTATCACGCGGTCGTCGCGCAGGATAAGTACGAGCGGCGTCGCGCGGTCCATCGCAAGATGATCGTAAACCCGGAGTTGAAGGCCGCTATTGAGGACCGTCTCAAAGCTGGTTGGTCTCCTGAACAGATCGCAGGCCGGATGCGCCTAGAACGTCATCCGATCCGCGTGAGCCATGAGACCATCTACCGCTTCGCCTATTCCAAGGATGGCCGCGCAGAGCAATTCTATCGTCACCTGCCGGAGCATCGTAAACGCCGCAGGCCGCGTGGACATCGACGCCACCAGCGTGGTCACATCTTTGATGCGCAAAGCCTATTCTACAGGCCCGAACGCATTGCTGAGCGGTCTGAGTTTGGCCATTGGGAGTGCGATCTGATGATGTTCCGGCGCGAACATGGAAAGGTGAATGTGACTTCGTTGGTGGAGCGCGTGAGCCGCTATGCTGTCGTCATCCGCAATGAGGATCGCACATCCAAACCGATCATGGAGTCCCTGATCAACGGCTTGGCACCGCTGCCCGCAGATGCACGTCAGTCAATCACCTTTGATCGCGGGACTGAGTTCTCAGCCTGGAAGCGTCTAAAGGACGGCATTGGTGCGGATGCATGGTTCTGTGATCCCCAAGCACCCTACCAGAAAGGCACTGTTGAGAACACGAACAACAGGCTGCGCCGTTATCTCCCCAGATCAACCGAACCGACGGCGCTCACAAATCGATATTTGAGGTCGATTTGCCACCGCCTCAATTCAACGCCGCGCAAGTGCCTTGGCTACCGAACGCCTGCTGAGGTCTTTGAAAGCGAACTGATGGAGTTACGGAACCGATTGGAGTAA
- a CDS encoding malonate--CoA ligase encodes MANPLYDQLFGRHAGAQTPFLHLATGVTLTHDAFLRRAAQFAHVLAGTGLRPGDRLAAQIHKSPEALALYAACAQAGVVFLPLNTAYTAAELQYFIEDSGASLIVCDGASEVEMAEMASDLGARLAVLNADGTGSLAMAADGQPEMFDTADRGADDLAALLYTSGTTGRSKGAMLSQRNLLSNSEALVECWRFTDQDVLLHALPIFHTHGLFVATNVTLIAGGSMIFLPKFDAEEVLTRLPEATSMMGVPTFYTRLLDQPGFDRAAAAHMRLFVSGSAPLLAETHASFEARTGHAILERYGMTETNMNTTNPYDGARRAGTVGMPLPGVELKITDPGTGETLAQGEVGQIEVRGPNVFQGYWKMPEKTAEELRADGFFITGDLGLIDDQGYVQIVGRGKDLIISGGYNIYPKEIELVLDAQLGVCESAVIGVPHPDFGESVVAVLVAEKDAQPDMAQIEIAVGKELARFKHPRRMITLEALPRNTMGKVQKNVLRETYSAIFMQSESVE; translated from the coding sequence ATGGCCAATCCGCTTTACGATCAGTTATTTGGCCGCCATGCGGGGGCGCAGACGCCGTTTTTGCATCTCGCAACCGGCGTCACCCTTACCCATGACGCTTTCCTGCGCCGCGCCGCTCAATTTGCCCATGTTCTGGCCGGTACCGGCCTGCGCCCTGGCGATCGGCTTGCGGCGCAGATCCACAAATCGCCCGAGGCACTGGCGCTCTATGCGGCCTGCGCTCAGGCGGGTGTGGTCTTCTTGCCGCTCAACACCGCCTACACGGCGGCGGAATTGCAGTATTTTATCGAGGACTCCGGCGCGTCTTTGATCGTTTGCGATGGGGCGTCTGAGGTGGAAATGGCCGAGATGGCCTCCGATCTGGGGGCGCGTCTGGCGGTGCTGAATGCGGATGGCACAGGATCGCTCGCGATGGCCGCAGATGGCCAGCCAGAGATGTTCGACACCGCAGATAGGGGCGCGGACGATCTGGCAGCTCTCCTTTACACATCCGGCACAACCGGGCGCTCCAAAGGGGCAATGCTGTCGCAGCGCAACCTGCTAAGCAACTCCGAGGCGCTGGTTGAATGTTGGCGCTTTACCGACCAGGACGTGCTTTTGCACGCGCTACCGATCTTCCATACGCACGGACTTTTTGTGGCGACTAATGTCACGCTTATTGCGGGCGGCTCGATGATCTTCCTGCCCAAGTTTGATGCGGAAGAGGTGCTCACGCGTCTGCCAGAGGCCACGTCAATGATGGGCGTTCCCACATTTTATACACGGCTTCTCGACCAGCCCGGTTTTGACCGTGCGGCGGCGGCGCATATGCGGCTTTTCGTGTCCGGGTCCGCGCCGCTTTTGGCCGAAACCCATGCCAGCTTTGAGGCGCGCACAGGCCACGCGATCCTTGAGCGCTACGGCATGACAGAAACCAATATGAACACCACGAACCCTTATGACGGGGCGCGCCGCGCGGGCACGGTTGGGATGCCGCTGCCGGGTGTTGAGTTGAAAATCACTGATCCTGGCACGGGCGAAACCCTTGCGCAGGGCGAAGTCGGGCAGATCGAGGTGCGCGGCCCGAACGTCTTTCAGGGCTATTGGAAGATGCCCGAGAAGACCGCCGAAGAGCTGCGCGCGGACGGGTTTTTCATCACCGGCGATTTGGGGCTGATCGACGATCAGGGCTATGTGCAGATCGTCGGACGCGGCAAGGATCTGATCATTTCCGGTGGCTACAACATTTATCCCAAGGAGATTGAGCTGGTCCTCGACGCGCAGCTGGGTGTTTGTGAGAGCGCCGTGATCGGCGTACCGCATCCCGATTTTGGTGAGAGTGTCGTCGCGGTTCTGGTGGCCGAGAAAGACGCGCAGCCTGATATGGCACAGATCGAGATCGCTGTGGGCAAGGAGCTTGCGCGCTTCAAACATCCACGCCGTATGATCACGCTAGAGGCGCTGCCGCGTAATACGATGGGAAAAGTTCAAAAGAACGTGTTAAGAGAGACTTACAGCGCGATCTTTATGCAGAGCGAGAGTGTAGAGTAG
- a CDS encoding malonyl-CoA decarboxylase has product MSMLADLLSTVFERRYSAQTPDWDGAPMEEMCDALVSASGEVSGRHLAEQILGRFAALDDAGKLGFFTHLAGAMGIDPAAVRRTLDAYEATPGKESYRAFTRAAEPLRQELIRRLNQVPGATAALVAMRADLLRLGRGVPELEALDLDFRHLFASWFNRGFLVLRPINWRSPAHLLEKIIAYEAVHEIESWRDLRRRVEPADRRCFAFFHPAMPDEPLIFVEVALTRGIPGAIAPLLAEARAPLERGAADTAVFYSISNCQAGLASISFGNSLIKQVAADLAAEMPGLKTFVTLSPIPGLCKWQMGQGIETAPTGALAAHYLLNAKRPQGDPVDPVARFHLGNGARIHGLHEGADMSDKGRAQSGGVMVNYLYDLRTLAQTHEAFASSYEIAATSEIRTMAAAGQKTLTQGG; this is encoded by the coding sequence GTGAGCATGCTGGCCGATCTCCTCTCGACGGTGTTCGAGCGGCGCTATTCGGCGCAGACGCCCGATTGGGACGGCGCGCCGATGGAGGAGATGTGCGACGCGCTGGTCAGCGCCTCGGGCGAGGTGTCCGGCCGGCATCTGGCAGAGCAGATCCTGGGGCGTTTTGCGGCGCTCGATGATGCAGGCAAGCTGGGGTTCTTCACCCATCTCGCAGGTGCCATGGGGATCGATCCGGCCGCTGTGCGCCGCACGCTCGATGCGTACGAGGCCACGCCCGGCAAGGAGAGCTACCGCGCCTTCACCCGCGCCGCCGAGCCGCTGCGCCAGGAGCTGATCCGCCGTCTCAATCAGGTGCCCGGTGCCACGGCGGCACTGGTGGCCATGCGCGCGGATCTCTTGCGGCTGGGGCGGGGCGTGCCAGAGCTTGAGGCGCTGGACCTTGATTTCCGGCATCTCTTTGCCTCGTGGTTCAATCGCGGTTTTCTGGTGCTGCGGCCGATAAACTGGCGCAGCCCCGCGCATCTGCTGGAGAAGATCATCGCCTATGAGGCGGTCCACGAGATCGAAAGCTGGCGCGATCTGCGCCGCCGGGTGGAGCCTGCGGACCGCCGCTGTTTTGCGTTCTTTCATCCCGCCATGCCGGATGAGCCGCTGATTTTTGTCGAGGTTGCGCTCACGCGCGGCATCCCCGGCGCGATTGCGCCGCTTCTGGCCGAGGCGCGCGCGCCGCTGGAGCGTGGGGCTGCGGACACCGCGGTGTTCTACTCCATCTCCAATTGTCAGGCCGGGCTGGCCAGCATTTCGTTTGGCAATTCGCTGATCAAACAGGTGGCCGCTGATCTCGCCGCCGAGATGCCGGGTCTGAAGACCTTTGTAACCCTCTCACCCATCCCGGGCCTGTGCAAATGGCAGATGGGGCAGGGGATCGAAACCGCGCCCACGGGGGCCCTTGCGGCGCATTACCTGCTCAACGCCAAACGGCCTCAGGGTGATCCCGTGGACCCCGTCGCGCGCTTTCATCTCGGCAATGGCGCGCGGATACATGGCTTGCATGAGGGGGCTGATATGTCCGACAAGGGCCGCGCGCAATCCGGCGGGGTCATGGTGAATTACCTCTACGACCTGCGCACGCTGGCCCAAACCCACGAGGCCTTCGCCAGCAGTTATGAGATCGCCGCCACGTCCGAGATACGCACGATGGCGGCGGCGGGGCAGAAAACACTTACGCAGGGAGGCTGA
- a CDS encoding TRAP transporter large permease yields the protein MDPLILGALVAIATILVLFSGVSVALGLLIVSAGFLIIFDGMRSLELMPEILFGKLDNFALLSIPMFIIMGASIASTRAGADLYEALERWLTRVPGGLVISNLGACALFAAMSGSSPATCAAIGKMGIPEMRKRGYPDGVAAGSIAAGGTLGILIPPSVTMIVYGIATETSIGRLFLAGVIPGAMLVALFMAWSLYSTWKSGNMALLTPRIYSWKQKFEILPRVLPFIAIIIGVLYAMYGGVATPSETAAVGALMCLLIAMIIYRLWNPKDLWVVLRDSTKESVMILFIIGAAGVFSYMLSSLFITQSIAEWIGTLEVNRWVLMGVINVFLLVAGFFLPPVAVILMAAPILLPIITVAGFDPIWFAVILTINMEIGLISPPVGLNLYVINGIAPDISLKTILMGSLPFVACMVIAIVLLCFFPGLATWLPDLVMGPGV from the coding sequence ATGGACCCTCTCATTCTGGGCGCTTTGGTCGCCATCGCAACCATTCTGGTGCTCTTTTCCGGCGTGTCGGTGGCCCTTGGCCTGCTGATCGTCTCTGCCGGGTTCCTCATTATCTTCGACGGGATGCGCAGCCTTGAGCTGATGCCCGAAATCCTCTTTGGCAAGCTTGATAACTTCGCGCTGTTGTCCATTCCGATGTTCATCATCATGGGGGCCTCGATTGCCTCCACAAGGGCAGGGGCGGACCTCTATGAGGCGCTGGAACGGTGGCTCACCCGTGTGCCGGGGGGGCTTGTGATCTCCAACCTCGGGGCCTGTGCGCTCTTCGCGGCCATGTCCGGCTCCAGCCCCGCCACCTGTGCGGCCATCGGTAAGATGGGCATCCCCGAGATGCGCAAGCGCGGGTATCCGGACGGTGTCGCCGCAGGCTCCATCGCGGCGGGCGGCACGCTGGGTATCCTCATCCCACCGTCCGTCACGATGATCGTCTACGGCATCGCGACCGAAACCTCGATTGGCAGGCTCTTTCTGGCAGGCGTCATACCGGGCGCGATGCTGGTGGCGCTATTTATGGCATGGTCGCTCTATTCCACATGGAAGTCGGGCAACATGGCGCTGCTCACTCCGCGCATCTATAGCTGGAAGCAGAAATTCGAGATCCTGCCCCGCGTTCTGCCCTTCATCGCCATCATCATCGGCGTGCTTTACGCGATGTATGGTGGGGTCGCCACACCGTCCGAGACGGCCGCCGTGGGCGCGCTCATGTGTCTTTTGATCGCGATGATCATCTACCGCCTCTGGAACCCCAAGGACCTCTGGGTCGTGCTGCGCGATTCCACCAAGGAATCGGTGATGATCCTTTTCATCATCGGGGCGGCGGGGGTGTTTTCCTACATGCTCTCCAGCCTTTTCATCACACAATCCATTGCCGAATGGATAGGCACGCTGGAGGTCAATCGCTGGGTCCTGATGGGGGTGATCAACGTTTTCTTGCTGGTCGCGGGTTTCTTCCTACCTCCCGTGGCGGTGATCCTTATGGCCGCCCCCATCTTGCTACCAATCATCACGGTGGCGGGGTTCGATCCAATCTGGTTCGCGGTGATCCTCACGATCAACATGGAAATCGGCCTGATCAGCCCGCCAGTGGGGCTCAACCTCTATGTCATCAACGGCATCGCGCCCGATATCTCGCTCAAGACAATCCTCATGGGGTCGCTGCCTTTCGTGGCGTGCATGGTGATCGCGATTGTCCTCTTGTGCTTTTTCCCGGGCCTTGCCACATGGCTGCCTGATCTGGTGATGGGGCCCGGGGTGTGA
- a CDS encoding TRAP transporter small permease subunit, producing MAGQLTTRIAKTGDNPFLRLVAAISTLAGCVSAGMIVAAVAITCQMIYVRFVLNGSTIWQTEAVVYLMIAATLIGLPYVQRLRGHVNVDLIPLVFGPRGRFALACVTLSVSITIVSVMLYYGFEYWLFAYERGWRSDTVWGVRLWIPYLAMPVGFGLFLLQLIADFVAMILKIETPFGLEDS from the coding sequence ATGGCAGGCCAGCTGACAACCCGTATCGCCAAAACTGGCGATAACCCATTCCTGCGTCTCGTCGCCGCCATCTCGACCCTCGCGGGATGTGTCTCGGCGGGCATGATCGTGGCGGCCGTCGCCATCACATGCCAGATGATCTACGTGCGGTTCGTGCTCAACGGCTCCACCATCTGGCAGACCGAGGCGGTCGTCTATCTGATGATCGCGGCCACGCTGATCGGCCTGCCTTATGTGCAGCGCCTGCGGGGTCATGTGAATGTGGACCTGATCCCCTTGGTCTTTGGTCCGCGCGGACGCTTTGCGCTGGCTTGCGTGACGCTGAGCGTGTCGATCACGATTGTGTCGGTGATGCTCTATTACGGGTTTGAATACTGGCTTTTCGCCTATGAGCGGGGCTGGCGGTCGGACACGGTGTGGGGGGTGCGCTTGTGGATTCCCTATCTCGCCATGCCCGTGGGTTTTGGCCTTTTCCTGTTGCAACTCATCGCGGATTTCGTCGCGATGATCCTGAAAATCGAGACGCCCTTCGGGCTGGAGGACAGCTGA
- the dctP gene encoding TRAP transporter substrate-binding protein DctP produces the protein MKHTLKAAVAATALFALAGAASATELRLSHQWSNKDIRHQVAQMVADEVAAADVDLDIKIFGSKSLFKPREQYKPLSRGQLDMTVFPLSYAGGQQPAFNLTLMPGLVKNHDHAARLNNSEFMAALEEKMADDDVMVLVHGYLAGGFVGKDKCITKPSDVEGLQTRAAGKAFEQMLAGAGASIASMASSEIYNAMQTGVLNAANTSSSSFVSFRVYEQVACYTPAADVALWFMYQPLLMNKSKFESLTDEQQAALMAAAEKAEAFYLEEAKKQDAASVEVFQNAGVEIATMSQEDFDAWRAIAQETSYASFVADVPDGQALLDMALSVD, from the coding sequence ATGAAACATACGCTCAAGGCGGCTGTCGCCGCGACGGCGCTCTTTGCTCTTGCAGGGGCTGCCAGCGCCACGGAACTGCGCCTGTCACATCAATGGTCCAACAAGGACATCCGCCATCAGGTCGCACAGATGGTGGCCGATGAGGTCGCCGCGGCTGATGTGGATCTCGACATCAAGATCTTCGGGTCCAAGTCGCTTTTCAAGCCGCGCGAACAGTATAAGCCTCTGAGCCGGGGCCAGCTTGACATGACCGTCTTCCCGCTCAGTTATGCGGGCGGTCAGCAGCCTGCGTTCAACCTCACGCTGATGCCGGGCCTTGTGAAGAACCATGATCACGCCGCACGCCTCAACAACAGCGAGTTTATGGCCGCCTTGGAAGAAAAGATGGCCGATGATGACGTGATGGTGCTCGTGCACGGCTATCTTGCAGGCGGGTTTGTCGGCAAGGACAAGTGCATCACCAAGCCCAGCGATGTGGAGGGTCTTCAGACCCGTGCGGCAGGCAAAGCGTTTGAACAGATGCTGGCCGGGGCAGGGGCGTCCATCGCCTCGATGGCAAGCTCAGAGATTTACAATGCGATGCAAACTGGCGTTCTGAATGCCGCCAACACATCGTCTTCGTCCTTCGTGAGCTTTCGGGTTTATGAGCAGGTGGCCTGCTACACCCCAGCTGCCGATGTGGCGCTGTGGTTCATGTATCAGCCTCTCTTGATGAACAAATCCAAGTTCGAGAGCCTGACCGATGAGCAGCAAGCCGCCCTGATGGCCGCGGCCGAGAAGGCCGAGGCGTTCTATCTTGAAGAAGCCAAGAAGCAGGATGCGGCCTCGGTCGAAGTGTTCCAGAACGCGGGGGTGGAAATTGCCACGATGAGCCAGGAAGATTTCGATGCCTGGCGCGCGATTGCGCAAGAGACGTCCTATGCGTCTTTTGTGGCGGACGTGCCTGATGGGCAGGCGCTTCTCGATATGGCGCTGTCGGTCGACTAA
- a CDS encoding GntR family transcriptional regulator, translating to MDTRRADSIAAALEEMILSGGAAQGDRLDEHSLAERFGVSRTPIREALQKLARTGLVEHIPHRGVFVHQPGPVELMEMFEVMAELEAAAGRLAALRISDAALSKLHAANIACQAAIDAQDTDAYYTSNETFHRMIYAQSGNSFLEAETLRLFKRLRPFRRLQLRLRGRMAQSMAEHEAILAALEAGRPTAAADALRAHVAVQGEKFHHLMASLRPAAE from the coding sequence ATGGACACCCGCCGCGCAGACAGTATCGCCGCCGCCCTTGAAGAGATGATCCTCAGTGGTGGCGCGGCTCAGGGAGACAGGCTCGACGAGCATAGCTTGGCCGAGCGTTTTGGCGTATCGCGCACCCCCATTCGCGAGGCCCTTCAAAAGCTGGCGCGCACCGGGCTTGTCGAACATATCCCCCATCGTGGCGTGTTTGTGCACCAGCCAGGTCCGGTGGAATTGATGGAAATGTTCGAGGTCATGGCCGAGCTTGAGGCCGCCGCCGGGCGTCTTGCCGCCCTGCGCATCTCGGACGCGGCCCTGTCAAAGCTGCACGCGGCCAATATCGCCTGCCAAGCCGCCATCGACGCGCAAGACACCGATGCCTATTACACCAGCAACGAGACGTTTCACCGGATGATCTACGCCCAATCCGGCAACAGCTTTCTGGAGGCCGAGACGCTGCGCCTCTTCAAGCGCCTGCGCCCCTTCCGACGGCTGCAATTGCGCCTGCGTGGGCGCATGGCGCAATCCATGGCCGAGCATGAGGCGATCCTCGCAGCGCTCGAAGCAGGCCGCCCCACCGCAGCCGCAGACGCGCTGCGCGCCCATGTGGCCGTGCAGGGCGAGAAGTTTCACCACCTTATGGCCTCGCTCCGACCTGCGGCAGAATAA
- the aroQ gene encoding type II 3-dehydroquinate dehydratase, with protein MISFLILNGPNLNLLGTRQPEVYGHTTLKDIEAMCHAKAKDLGLQITFEQNNSEGALVDAIHAARGVHSGIILNAGAYTHTSVALMDAISSVALPVVELHLSNIHAREEFRHRSYIAPVATGIICGFGAAGYPLAIEALNGQLAAQG; from the coding sequence ATGATATCATTTCTTATATTGAACGGCCCCAACCTGAACCTTCTGGGCACAAGACAGCCTGAGGTTTACGGCCACACCACGCTCAAAGATATCGAGGCGATGTGCCATGCCAAGGCAAAGGACCTAGGTCTGCAGATCACATTCGAACAAAACAATAGCGAAGGCGCGCTGGTCGATGCCATCCATGCCGCGCGCGGTGTCCATAGCGGCATTATCCTCAACGCAGGGGCTTATACGCACACCTCCGTGGCTCTGATGGATGCGATCAGCTCCGTGGCGCTGCCAGTGGTTGAGCTTCACCTCTCGAACATCCATGCCCGCGAGGAGTTTCGCCATCGCAGCTATATCGCGCCAGTGGCCACCGGAATCATTTGCGGCTTCGGCGCTGCGGGCTATCCGCTGGCGATCGAGGCGCTCAATGGCCAGCTTGCCGCGCAAGGCTGA
- the tsf gene encoding translation elongation factor Ts, protein MAITAAMVKELRDSTGAGMMDAKKALTENNGDMEAAVDWLRTKGLAKAAKKSGRTAAEGLVAVKVAGGRGIAVEINSETDFVAKNADFQAMVAGIADVAVSAADVEALKAADMGGKTVEETVTAKVATIGENMSVRRMEAVEGTTVVSYVHNAAADGMGKIGVIVALTGDEAFGRQVAMHIAATNPAALNEASLDASVVEKEKQVQMDIARESGKPEAVIEKMIVGRMKKFIAESTLMGQAFVMNPDLTVEAAAKEAGVEITGFVRLEVGEGIEVEKEDFAAEVAKVGQS, encoded by the coding sequence ATGGCGATCACCGCTGCAATGGTTAAAGAACTGCGCGACAGCACAGGCGCAGGCATGATGGACGCGAAAAAAGCGCTGACCGAAAATAATGGCGACATGGAAGCCGCCGTTGACTGGCTGCGCACCAAGGGCCTTGCCAAGGCCGCCAAAAAATCGGGCCGCACCGCCGCTGAGGGCCTTGTGGCCGTCAAAGTGGCCGGGGGCCGGGGCATCGCGGTCGAGATCAACTCCGAGACAGATTTCGTCGCCAAGAACGCCGATTTCCAAGCCATGGTCGCAGGTATCGCGGATGTGGCCGTGTCTGCGGCTGACGTAGAGGCGCTGAAAGCCGCCGACATGGGTGGCAAGACGGTTGAAGAGACCGTGACCGCCAAAGTGGCCACGATCGGTGAAAACATGTCGGTGCGCCGCATGGAGGCCGTCGAGGGCACGACTGTGGTGTCTTACGTGCACAACGCCGCTGCGGATGGCATGGGCAAAATCGGCGTGATTGTCGCGCTGACGGGTGACGAGGCCTTTGGCCGCCAGGTTGCCATGCATATCGCGGCCACGAACCCTGCCGCACTCAATGAAGCCTCGCTTGATGCGTCGGTCGTTGAGAAGGAAAAGCAGGTCCAGATGGATATCGCGCGCGAAAGCGGCAAGCCTGAAGCTGTGATCGAGAAGATGATCGTGGGCCGGATGAAGAAATTCATCGCCGAATCCACGTTGATGGGTCAGGCGTTCGTGATGAACCCGGACCTGACCGTGGAAGCGGCTGCCAAAGAGGCGGGCGTGGAGATCACGGGTTTCGTGCGTCTTGAAGTGGGCGAAGGCATCGAAGTGGAGAAGGAAGACTTCGCCGCTGAGGTGGCTAAAGTCGGCCAGAGCTGA
- the rpsB gene encoding 30S ribosomal protein S2 — protein sequence MALPEFTMRQLLEAGVHFGHQTQRWNPRMGEFIYGARNGIHIMDLTQTVPMLDAALNVVRETVAKNGRILFVGTKRQAATPVAEAAEKCAQYYMNHRWLGGTLTNWQTVSKSIQRLKMIEEALEGGAEGLTKKERLGMERDMGKLEASLGGIREMGGVPDLIFVIDVRKEALAVAEANKLGIPVVAIVDTNCSPDGIDYIIPGNDDAARAIALYCDLVSRAALDGMSAQLGAAGVDVGAMEEAPAEEVMAEAPAAPAAEPAVEAAAEGDAPAS from the coding sequence ATGGCTCTTCCCGAGTTCACCATGCGTCAGCTGCTCGAAGCTGGCGTGCACTTTGGCCACCAAACGCAACGCTGGAACCCCCGCATGGGCGAGTTCATCTATGGCGCGCGCAATGGCATCCACATCATGGACCTCACTCAGACGGTTCCGATGCTCGACGCAGCCCTCAACGTGGTGCGCGAAACCGTGGCCAAGAACGGCCGTATCCTGTTTGTGGGCACCAAGCGTCAGGCGGCAACGCCCGTGGCCGAAGCCGCTGAGAAATGCGCACAATATTACATGAACCACCGCTGGCTTGGTGGCACGCTGACCAACTGGCAGACTGTGTCCAAGTCCATTCAACGCCTTAAAATGATTGAAGAAGCGCTGGAAGGTGGGGCCGAGGGCCTGACCAAGAAAGAGCGTCTCGGCATGGAGCGCGACATGGGTAAGCTTGAGGCCTCATTGGGTGGTATCCGCGAAATGGGCGGCGTGCCGGACCTGATCTTTGTGATCGACGTGCGCAAAGAGGCGCTGGCCGTGGCCGAAGCCAACAAGCTGGGCATTCCGGTTGTGGCGATTGTTGACACCAACTGCTCGCCCGACGGGATCGACTATATCATCCCCGGCAATGACGATGCGGCGCGGGCGATTGCGCTTTATTGTGATCTGGTGAGCCGTGCGGCCCTTGACGGGATGAGTGCGCAGCTTGGTGCTGCTGGCGTGGATGTGGGCGCGATGGAAGAGGCCCCTGCGGAAGAAGTAATGGCCGAGGCACCTGCTGCGCCCGCAGCCGAGCCTGCTGTAGAAGCCGCCGCCGAGGGTGACGCACCCGCAAGCTGA
- a CDS encoding DUF502 domain-containing protein → MNTPFDDPPPPPRRPGIFGRMRANFLTGLVVIAPVGLTIWLLWTLIGWVDSVVLPLIPYRLSPERYIGIDLRGIGVIVFLVFTIIVGWIAKGLIGRSLIRFAESLVQRMPVVRSIYSGVKQIAETVFAQSERSFETACLIEYPRKGIWAIGFISTTAKGEVARKTTASGELMSVFVPTTPNPTSGFLLFFPQEDVQVLDMSVEDAAKLVISAGLVYPNGDGKVVVEDKASA, encoded by the coding sequence ATGAACACACCTTTCGACGATCCTCCCCCTCCCCCGCGCCGCCCAGGCATCTTTGGGCGCATGCGGGCCAATTTCCTGACGGGCCTGGTGGTTATCGCGCCCGTCGGCCTGACGATCTGGCTTTTGTGGACGCTCATAGGATGGGTGGACAGCGTGGTGCTGCCGCTCATCCCCTATCGGCTCAGCCCAGAGCGCTATATCGGGATCGACCTGCGCGGCATTGGCGTGATCGTCTTTTTGGTTTTTACGATCATTGTTGGCTGGATTGCGAAGGGCCTCATCGGGCGTTCGCTGATCCGGTTTGCAGAATCGCTGGTGCAGCGGATGCCGGTGGTGCGCTCGATCTATTCGGGCGTGAAACAAATCGCAGAGACGGTCTTTGCGCAGTCCGAGCGCAGCTTCGAGACTGCGTGCCTGATCGAGTATCCACGCAAGGGCATCTGGGCCATCGGCTTTATCTCCACCACGGCCAAGGGCGAGGTGGCGCGCAAAACCACGGCCTCGGGTGAGTTGATGTCGGTCTTCGTACCGACCACGCCAAACCCGACCTCTGGGTTCTTGCTCTTCTTCCCGCAAGAGGATGTGCAGGTGCTCGATATGAGCGTTGAGGATGCGGCGAAGCTGGTGATCTCGGCGGGGCTTGTCTACCCCAATGGCGATGGCAAAGTGGTCGTCGAGGACAAAGCCTCAGCTTGA